The genomic stretch ACCTGTTGCGAGAGTATAGTACTTTGCCATGTCTTCAAGGCCGTCGTAATATGTGCCCCTTGAGAACTTGCATAATATGAGAGAATCAATAACGTTGTACACGTCTTCATTTTCCATGATTATTTTTCCTCTTCCTTTTTCAATGACAAAGCGATTCACTTTTCCTTTAACGTCAGGCGAGTAAGCACCTGATCGAAGATGGCAAGCCCCTCGGAAGGAAACCGCAAATCCCAAGGCTGCCGTCTTCAAGCCTCTTATGTCATAGCCAGGCAGCTCTAAACCCTTAATGTGGCAGGCATATTTTTTGGCGCCCTTGCCGATTTTTTCAGCCGCCCTCTTGGTTCCCTCTGCGAGTACGTCGCCCAGCCAGCCATCTCGAGCACCGATTTTCTTCACCATTTCTATGAGTGCTTCATGACTTCCAAAGCGGAGATCCATATTGTCAGTGTTCTCCTTTGTGAGAATTCCGTTTTCATACAGGTCCATTGCGAAGCCGACAATAACTCCTGTAGAGATCCCGTCGATGCCATAATAATTGCATAAGCGCATTGCTTCAATGATGGCGTCCAAGCGATCGACACCGCAGTTTGGTCCTAGTGCCCATAGGCATTCGAATTCCATTCTTGAAGTGGATCCTTTGTATGGGCCTTCTGGAACTACTGCAATATGGTCGCAGCGCATGGCGCATGTTGCGCATCCGATGATTTTCTTGATGTAATGTTCGTTTAAGTATTCTCCGCTGACTTTTTCTGCTCCTTCAAAGGTGGCTTGAGTGAAGTTTCGTGTTGGTAAGGCTGCTAGAGCGTTTAGAACGAGGACGTTTTCAGGTGTTCCCAGGGTTCTGTATTTTCTGGTTGCTGGGCCTTTCATGTGTTCATGAATCATTTTTATGAATTCTTTGAATCCTTCGAGGTCTGCAACGTTTACATCTTTTGTGCCGCGGACTGCTACGGCTTTCAAGTTTTTGGAACCCATGACAGCGCCCATGCCAGTTCTTCCAACTGCTCTGAACTCATCATTTATGATTGATGCGAAACGGACGAGTTTTTCTCCTGCCTCGCCTATTGCCGATACGCGAATGTAGTAGTCACCTAGTTCTTCTTTGATGGCCACATCTGTTTCGTATGGTGATTTTCCTTTCAGATGCTGAGCGTCCAAGAGATGAACCGAGTCGTCGTCGATCCACGCGTACACGAGTTTTTCAGATTTCCCTGTAAAGATTACAGCGTCATAGCCCGCTCGTTTCAATTCAGGCCCAAAGAAACCGTGAGCTTTAGATTCAGCTATTCCTCCAGTTGCAGGTGACTTCGATACCACTGCATAGCCATTTCCTGCAGTCGGTCCCATGGTGCCGCTGAGAGGGCCCGTTACGAAAATCAATGGATTGTCCGGGTTGAAAGGATCAGTACCCGGCTTAGAGTTGTCTATGAGCAGACGGATGCCAAGTCCTATGCCTCCAATATACTGCTTAGCCAAATCCTCTTTCAATGGTTCTGTATCGACTTTTCCGGTTGAAAGGTCAACACGTAATATCCGCCCTGCGTAAGATGACAAACTCTTTCCTCCAATTATACCCCATATTTAGCAAACACTATGATAAACACTTATGTAAAAAAGTTTCTTCTTTTTTCGGGAAAAACTCTGAAAATCTTACAGCAGACAAGTATATGAGAGCGCAGCATGATAGTCCTCGTCTGCAAAAGAATGTTGGGAACGCATTTTTTTCCATAATTTTACATAGAGGAATGTTCCAGAAACCTTTTTATTAGGAAGTACCTTATTTGCATATTGCTGAAAAAAAGAAAGGAGAACAAGAAAAAATGAATACCAAAAATGTTTCTATTGCTATTCTATTTGCTTCGATTTTACTGATGATATCTGTCTTTCCACTTCCTACATTAGCGGAGAAAGGTCCAAGAAGTGACGATCTTATTGTCTATTACTACGGTGACGTGGAGTCAGCTTACGCAGCCTTGAAGGCTAACCAAATTGACGCTGTTGGTTATGAGATCACAGCCGACTTGTATGTGGATGCAAGTGCCGACGCTAACATCGTTCTCGGCGCTGTTGCTGACATGGGATTTTACGAGCATGACGTCAACAACAACGCTACTATCGACACGTACCCAGGGGTACGTTCACCTACAAACTACACAGGCTTTAGGCAAGCCATGGCGTGGTTGACCGACAAGGAATGGGTTGTAGACGAGGCTTGTGGCGGATTCGCTGAAAGAAATGACCAGATGATTGCATCGCCATTTAGGGCTTGGGGAAACGAAACGATGATGTTTCCCTTCTATCCGTACGAGTATGACCCAATTGCAGCGGCTGACGCTTTGGATGGAGAGGGATTCCTACAGGGCACGACGCCGAACCCATACCACGATGCTGCTTTTCCAGGCTCAGCTGAGTACATTCGAGTCTATCCTGCAGGCCACTCCAAGGCTGGACAGGACTTGGACAATTTGGAAGTTTGCGTGCGAACCGACGACACTCGTAGGCTTCAGGCTGGAAGGCTGACTTATGGTAACATGAGGAAACACGGTATCCCCGTGAATGCCCTCGAGGCTGACATGGGCGGTCTCTACGACAAAGTGATGGGCGCCTTTGACTACCACATGTACACCGGCGGCTGGAGTGTGGGAAGATTCCCACCAGTAACTCTTCACGGTCTATACCACTCTGAATTCACGTATTCCTACGGACCTAACTACGTGACGGGCAATGGCACTCATCCTTACCTCGACACGCTTCTTGACGGTTGTCGTTATCCCGCCACATATGACGAGGCTATCAGCTACACCAAACTCGCTGCAGGATACATGACAGAAATCTGTGTGAACATCCCGTTGTTCAGCGCAAAATCATTCTGGCCTTGGCGCAAGAGTCTAGTAGGCGTCGTTAACATGGCAGGCTCTGGGCCCGAAAACGGCTACACCTTCGTGAACGCCTACAAGGTAGACGATTCAGCCATCAGATATGGACCTAAAGGTGCACCTACAGCCATGAACATATTTTACTCAAGCTGGTACTACGACTGGCAAAACCTTGAACGGATGAACATGTACGGCGGCGTCGATGTACCCCCATATGACCTTTCAGCCGACCAAGACGGCTTAGTCACGGAGCGGCTTGTTGGTACATGGTGGGATACTGCTGCTTCTCCAGGTGATGAGAACAAGACAAAAGTCACATACACGTTTAGAACTGATGCTTATTTCGTGGAACCCGTGACTGGTAACCAGCTAGAAAACGTTGACGCAACTAACGCTTATGTCAGCATCTGGTACGACTTCCAACTTGGAGACGGCTGGTTCTTTGTAGACGTTACAGACATTCACCACCTCAACATTATCGGCTCCCATACTATTGAACTCTATTTCAACTCCTACAGCTATTGGAACGCCTACTACGCTACCCCACCCTTCAAGTCATTTAACCTGCTTCAAAAGGGTAGTTTGAGCAACATAAGCCGTGCTTGGAGCGGAAGCTGGACTGGCCCCGCTGGTTTTCTGGGTCTAAGCCACAAAGTATACTGGGTTGTCGATATATCCGTCGGCGGCGTGTCGCTAACTCGCGGCTCAGAATGGCACATACAACGCAAAGGTCCTCTGGGACATGCTGATGTATGGGTGAATACAACTCGCACTGGAACTCTTGTCATAAACTACTGGAGCGCGGAAGATGGAAAAGGATTTACACCTGGCAACTTGCCATGGACGGACTCTTTCGAAGGAGCTGGTGCGTGGTATGCAACTGCATTCACAAGTGGAATAGGTGGCAGCTTATCGCTGAAAAAGTCTGCATTCTTCTACATGGAGAAACCTCTGCTGGGCGAGATTGACTGGGTCAAGAAATCAGACGGCGCCTATAAGGTTGACATCTACGACATCGTTTTTGCAGCTGGTGCCTACGGTTCTCAAGGAACAGGCATACCTTCTTCCAACTGGTTCGCAGGAGCAGACGTGGCGCCTGAAGGCGGCAAGGTTGACATCTACGACATCGTCACCATCGCCAGTAGATACGGCCAATCATTCGACGTGCCTCCATAGGCAAATAGAACGAGAACAACTCCACCTCCCCTTTTTATTTCTTTAAGAAATTCTAAGCGACTTTTTGAATTGAAGAATAGTGCGCATATTTAAGCTCGCTCCTTTTTAGTGAAGTGAAAGTCATATCCAATAAGTTTTCGTTAACACGCGTACACGTGAATGTTCTGTGAACGTGAAACTAAAGCTTAAATACAAAGCTGGACTCTAATTTTAGCGGTGACTATCGATGGCCTTGAAATCTTACATCGCCAAAAGATTAGTCTACATGATTTTATTGATCTTCTTGGTTGCGACAGTAAATTTCCTTCTTTTCAACTTAATGCCCGGCAGTCCTTTAGATAAATATGTACAAGATCTGAGAGGTAAAATGACTAAGGAACGCTTTGAAGAACTAAAGGTGATATACGGTCTTGATAAGCCCCTCCATGAAAGATACATAATATACGTTCAAAACATGTTCACTTGGAATTTTGGATACAGCTATGAAACAAGGAACTATGTCAGGAACGACATAGTGAGGGTATTGCCCAATACCTTGCTGCTCATGGGCGTTGCCGAACTTGGCGCAATGATAATAGGAATCCTATTAGGCGTAATAGCCGCCTATAAAAGAGGAAGCTCCCTAGACACTTTATTGGTCACTGCCTCCTTGGGAACATATTCGGTCCCAGTATTCTGGATAGGCTGGCTTGCGCTTTCCTTCTTCGCCGTCTACCTAGGTTGGTTTGAAGTGGGGAGAGTTGAACCTCAAATCTGGGCTATTCACCCCCCGAGTTCTATAATAGAATATGTTGCCGGCCGCCTCTATATGATTATTCTTCCAGCAACAACCCTTTTCGTCTTCTTGTTCGGTGGCTGGGTCCTCCTAACAAGAGCCACGGTCCTCGAAACAATTACCGAGGACTACGTGACAACAGCCCGAGCCAAAGGACTGCCCGAAAGAACAGTTCTGTTCAAACACGTCTTGAAAAACGCCTCATTGCCGTTGATCACTAGTGTTGCATTAACCTTCGGCTTCCTTATATCTGGAGCCATAATAACTGAAACAGTCTTCTCATATGGAGGCATGGGATTACTAGTGTGGAATGCCATACAAAGGAACGATATGCCGGTAATGCAAGCATTCTTCTTTGTAATGGCGCTGTTAGTAATCGTAGCAAACTTCTTAGCAGATATACTATATGGTGTAATAGATCCGCGAATAAAGTATGGGTGAAATCAAATATGCCATCACGCAAAGAACAATTTTCCTTCAAGATTCAAAGGTTCAAGGGTTTCTGGAATCTATATAAGCAAAGTAAACGAGGCGTACTTGGAATAGGAATCATTATGTTTTTCGCCGTTGTGGCCATCTTTGCTCCGCTCATAGCACCGTTAGACCCGCTAAACCCGAAGTGGCCCGGATATTACCCCGGCGGTGAGCAACCAAAGCAAGCTGAGAAACTTTGCGTTCCAATATGGTACAAGTCAGTTCTGGGTATGCATCAGCTTTCAGAAAGCTTTCAACTGACGGAAAATCATGAATTAACCTCAAGAACGGCCTTCGAACAATGGGTACCAATCTACAATCCTACATACACCTCAGTGCAATATAACGAAACAAGAGGTCAACACAACAATGATGGTTGCATCGAGATATTATACAAACGTGAAGAAGGCCAAGCTGCTCCTCAGGATAGTAAGGCAAGCATAACATTTGCCAAAAGCTTCGAATATCCTTATGAAAACAATCCACAGTCGTTCTGGTACCATTACTCTCTCTCTGTAGAGAACAAAACGCCCATAATACTCGATTTCCCCATTGAGATTAGTATCCAATTTCGCAGAGGGAATGAACCAGACGCAATTCTTGTTAAAACGATTAGTTTACCGAAACCCGTACTCGTAGGTGAAGCGAACGAGACAAAATGGTACAGCAAAGGAGGAACTACGCTAGGAGATCTGTCTATAATAGAAGAAACAACATTCACTAAAGCCGGGAACTACACATACGAGTTCGTGGTTACGATCTTCGATCCGGAAGGCAGTAATTCCGATTTAAGAGTTTATGTTGACAACTTGCAAGTAATATTGTATGGTGAAGCATTCGGCTTGCTGGGTACCTCGTCGTTCCCCGAGGCATCCCCAAGAGATCTTTTCACTATGTTAGTGCATGGAACTAGAATCTCCTTTATGATTGGGATTCTCACAGCAGTTTTTTCTGTATTGATTGGACTGATTGTAGGGCTAGTTTCGGGGTACGTGGGCGGATTGGTTGATGAAGGACTGATGCGATTCGCAGACTTTCTTTTAGTATTACCAGGCTTGCCGCTGCTAATAGTTTTAGTTACAGTGCTCGGTAAATCAATCTGGAACATAATAGGCGTACTTATATTCATGGGGTGGATGGGCTTCTCACGAACTGTGAGATCTATGACTCTTAGTCTGCGAGAAAGACCATTCATTGAAAGCGCCAAAGCCGCCGGAGCAAACAAAAGCTACATAATATTCCGCCACATCGTTCCTAACGTATTCGCTTTAGTGTACATCTCATTGGCAACATCTGTTCCAGGCGCCATAATTGCGGAAGCATCCCTAGCTTGGCTTGGACTGGGCGATATCACTATACCTTCTTGGGGCATAATGCTGTTCGACTTCAGCAAGACCCAAACGGCTGTTGTAAAAGGAATTGGTGAATACTGGTTCTGGGTGATACCTCCAGGCTTCGCAATCGCATTGATGGCAATGGCTTTCATCCTAATGGGATTCTCCCTTGACGAAATCTTGAACCCAAGGCTGAGGAAAAGACGCTAGCACAAAAGCCTTCGTTAGCCACCCACGATAAAAGGGAGATCTACGTCATCTGGCTTTTCAGGTGCGAGCTGAACCAGCTATGAAATCAATTTTTTCATTCACGT from Candidatus Bathyarchaeota archaeon encodes the following:
- a CDS encoding ABC transporter permease codes for the protein MALKSYIAKRLVYMILLIFLVATVNFLLFNLMPGSPLDKYVQDLRGKMTKERFEELKVIYGLDKPLHERYIIYVQNMFTWNFGYSYETRNYVRNDIVRVLPNTLLLMGVAELGAMIIGILLGVIAAYKRGSSLDTLLVTASLGTYSVPVFWIGWLALSFFAVYLGWFEVGRVEPQIWAIHPPSSIIEYVAGRLYMIILPATTLFVFLFGGWVLLTRATVLETITEDYVTTARAKGLPERTVLFKHVLKNASLPLITSVALTFGFLISGAIITETVFSYGGMGLLVWNAIQRNDMPVMQAFFFVMALLVIVANFLADILYGVIDPRIKYG
- a CDS encoding ABC transporter substrate-binding protein — translated: MNTKNVSIAILFASILLMISVFPLPTLAEKGPRSDDLIVYYYGDVESAYAALKANQIDAVGYEITADLYVDASADANIVLGAVADMGFYEHDVNNNATIDTYPGVRSPTNYTGFRQAMAWLTDKEWVVDEACGGFAERNDQMIASPFRAWGNETMMFPFYPYEYDPIAAADALDGEGFLQGTTPNPYHDAAFPGSAEYIRVYPAGHSKAGQDLDNLEVCVRTDDTRRLQAGRLTYGNMRKHGIPVNALEADMGGLYDKVMGAFDYHMYTGGWSVGRFPPVTLHGLYHSEFTYSYGPNYVTGNGTHPYLDTLLDGCRYPATYDEAISYTKLAAGYMTEICVNIPLFSAKSFWPWRKSLVGVVNMAGSGPENGYTFVNAYKVDDSAIRYGPKGAPTAMNIFYSSWYYDWQNLERMNMYGGVDVPPYDLSADQDGLVTERLVGTWWDTAASPGDENKTKVTYTFRTDAYFVEPVTGNQLENVDATNAYVSIWYDFQLGDGWFFVDVTDIHHLNIIGSHTIELYFNSYSYWNAYYATPPFKSFNLLQKGSLSNISRAWSGSWTGPAGFLGLSHKVYWVVDISVGGVSLTRGSEWHIQRKGPLGHADVWVNTTRTGTLVINYWSAEDGKGFTPGNLPWTDSFEGAGAWYATAFTSGIGGSLSLKKSAFFYMEKPLLGEIDWVKKSDGAYKVDIYDIVFAAGAYGSQGTGIPSSNWFAGADVAPEGGKVDIYDIVTIASRYGQSFDVPP
- a CDS encoding ABC transporter permease gives rise to the protein MPSRKEQFSFKIQRFKGFWNLYKQSKRGVLGIGIIMFFAVVAIFAPLIAPLDPLNPKWPGYYPGGEQPKQAEKLCVPIWYKSVLGMHQLSESFQLTENHELTSRTAFEQWVPIYNPTYTSVQYNETRGQHNNDGCIEILYKREEGQAAPQDSKASITFAKSFEYPYENNPQSFWYHYSLSVENKTPIILDFPIEISIQFRRGNEPDAILVKTISLPKPVLVGEANETKWYSKGGTTLGDLSIIEETTFTKAGNYTYEFVVTIFDPEGSNSDLRVYVDNLQVILYGEAFGLLGTSSFPEASPRDLFTMLVHGTRISFMIGILTAVFSVLIGLIVGLVSGYVGGLVDEGLMRFADFLLVLPGLPLLIVLVTVLGKSIWNIIGVLIFMGWMGFSRTVRSMTLSLRERPFIESAKAAGANKSYIIFRHIVPNVFALVYISLATSVPGAIIAEASLAWLGLGDITIPSWGIMLFDFSKTQTAVVKGIGEYWFWVIPPGFAIALMAMAFILMGFSLDEILNPRLRKRR
- a CDS encoding aldehyde ferredoxin oxidoreductase family protein, which encodes MSSYAGRILRVDLSTGKVDTEPLKEDLAKQYIGGIGLGIRLLIDNSKPGTDPFNPDNPLIFVTGPLSGTMGPTAGNGYAVVSKSPATGGIAESKAHGFFGPELKRAGYDAVIFTGKSEKLVYAWIDDDSVHLLDAQHLKGKSPYETDVAIKEELGDYYIRVSAIGEAGEKLVRFASIINDEFRAVGRTGMGAVMGSKNLKAVAVRGTKDVNVADLEGFKEFIKMIHEHMKGPATRKYRTLGTPENVLVLNALAALPTRNFTQATFEGAEKVSGEYLNEHYIKKIIGCATCAMRCDHIAVVPEGPYKGSTSRMEFECLWALGPNCGVDRLDAIIEAMRLCNYYGIDGISTGVIVGFAMDLYENGILTKENTDNMDLRFGSHEALIEMVKKIGARDGWLGDVLAEGTKRAAEKIGKGAKKYACHIKGLELPGYDIRGLKTAALGFAVSFRGACHLRSGAYSPDVKGKVNRFVIEKGRGKIIMENEDVYNVIDSLILCKFSRGTYYDGLEDMAKYYTLATGIEITVEELKKAGERINNLARLFNVREGVGTREYDSLPPKIMTVPIPDEGVAKGSVVNQEEFDLGLDDYYEVRGWTKDGIPTIEKLNELDLGEFAHIVKKKGEK